A DNA window from Cutaneotrichosporon cavernicola HIS019 DNA, chromosome: 2 contains the following coding sequences:
- a CDS encoding uncharacterized protein (GTPase activating protein), with protein sequence MAIPYGAGQRSSHFESAQEANDIYNLYGRDSWASASDSHHVLPHQARDMAGDHEELEELDASQYSDADDDVYVTPRPFDTGDYVSVPLQQQQSHDQWNLARPSTAQDFTRQDDEWSVGGHSEAPQHPPAQGIAVGQALTHDYAHPAERHIVPHQLAQTWTPEPVDPDRRGSRTTPPRTPDVVVHQSPDPPEERRSSSAIPLRLRVDNSPQTPPALSPTESTSPIHPSIARIAATPRNGSAVNSLAASNSSLVSSQYPGEETDAFHVRSTYARLEVEGVYGDGWDEGVERTRGGIGAGSRVTTTWAASSLMTDQELKFLKSLDRYGFVDADTKTRSEHRLVRVPAARFKSHPKVTAKSAGEVKVGPAKGPPPSPPIVPAGGPSRADETRHRKREAERVGKWMAMMSVADRDEGRNVIGWRWSSTEGGKHTTRIWKGIPDRWRMAAWWTLAEAAADRARRNGERVPIHNALEADYNMRKDLPSTNDVQIDLDVPRTISGHALFRTRFGHGQRALFHVLHAFSQSCGTCGYCQGMGSVAATLLCYFEPEERLMESIMPDVYASFKRNMISSSAWGAKIYITLFVNVVPFNVQLRLWDALFLDGIDVIIIGVMALLWAFRRELAHPSADFESILSLLSSYYVPEDDDAMLEWMRRLLWQSGVREMLMHWRREWRKKVEQGVSEDALL encoded by the exons ATGGCAATCCCTTACGGCGCGGGGCAGCGCAGCTCGCACTTTGAAAGCGCGCAAGAGGCCAACGACATCTACAACCTGTACGGCCGTGATAgctgggcgtcggcgtccgaCTCGCACCACGTGCTCCCACACCAGGCGCGAGACATGGCCGGCGACCATGaagagctcgaggagctcgacgcgagCCAGTATTCggacgccgacgatgaTGTGTACGTGACACCCCGGCCGTTCGATACGGGCGACTACGTCTCGGTTCCGCttcagcagcagcagtcgCACGACCAGTGGAACTTGGCGCGACCCTCGACCGCACAGGACTTTACGCGgcaggacgacgagtggaGCGTTGGCGGACATTCGGAGGCCCCGCAGCATCCACCGGCGCAGGGCATCGCGGTTGGACAGGCGCTCACCCATGATTATGCGCATCCTGCGGAACGGCATATCGTGCCTCACCAGCTTGCGCAGACTTGGACGCCGGAGCCAGTTGATCCCGACAGACGCGGGAGCCGCACCACACCGCCCCGCACCCCTGATGTAGTGGTGCACCAGTCTCCCGATCCTCCAGAGGAACGGCGTTCCTCTTCCGCCATACCCCTGCGCTTACGCGTGGACAACTCGCCACAGACACCACCCGCGTTATCACCCACCGAATCTACGTCGCCGATACACCCCAGCATAGCGCGGATCGCAGCGACCCCGCGCAACGGCTCGGCAGTGAACAGCCTCGCGGCGTCGAACTCGTCCCTCGTCTCATCACAGTACCCTGGCGAAGAGACTGATGCGTTCCACGTGCGCTCTACGT acgCACgactcgaggtcgagggcgtaTACGGCGACGGCTGGGACGAAGGCGTCGAGCGCACACGCGGTGGCATTGGGGCTGGCTCGCGTGTGACCACGACCTGGGCCGCGTCGAGCCTCATGACAGACCAGGAGCTCAAGTTCCTCAAAAGCCTGGATCGGTACGGCTTCGTGGACGCCGACACCAAGACGAGATCGGAGCACCGGCTCGTGCGTGTACCAGCTGCGCGCTTCAAGTCCCACCCAAAAGTGACCGCGAAGAGCGCtggcgaggtcaaggtTGGACCTGCAAAGGGGccgccaccctcgccgcctaTCGTGCCAGCGGGAGGACCTAGCCGCGCCGACGAAACGCGGCACAGGAAGAGGGAagccgagcgcgtcggtAAGTGGATGGCGATGATGAGTGTTGCGGACCGAGACGAGGGGCGGAACGTGATCGGCTGGCGATGGAGTTCGACCGAGGGGGGGAAGCACACCACACGTATATGGAAGGGCATCCCAGACCGATGGCGTATGGCGGCGTGGTGGACACTggccgaggctgccgccgaccgagcgcgacggaACGGCGAGCGTGTACCGATACACAACGCGCTTGAGGCCGACTACAATATGCGCAAGGACCTGCCTAGCACGAATGACGTGCagatcgacctcgacgtgccCCGTACAATCTCGGGACATGCTCTGTTCCGCACGCGCTTCGGCCATGGGCAGCGCGCCCTCTTCCACGTCTTGCACGCATTCTCCCAATCTTGCGGGACATGTGGATACTGCCAGGGCATGGGGAGTGTGGCCGCAACCCTGCTATGCTACTTTGAGCCGGAG GAACGCCTAATGGAATCGATCATGCCAGACGTATACGCGAGCTTT AAACGGAACATGATCTCGTCATCAGCCTGGGGCGCCAAGATCTACATCACGCTCTtcgtcaatgtcgtccCCTTCAATGTCCAACTCCGCCTCTGGGacgccctcttcctcgacggcatcgACGTCATAATTATTGGTGTTATGGCCTTGTTGTGGGCGTTCCGGCGTGAACTCGCCCACCCTTCGGCCGACTTTGAGAGTATCCTCTCCTTGCTCAGCAGCTACTATGtgcccgaggacgacgacgccatgCTCGAGTGGATGCGCCGGTTGCTGTGGCAGTCCGGGGTGCGCGAAATGCTCATGCActggcggcgcgagtgGCGTAAAAAGGTCGAACAGGGAGTTAGTGAGGACGCGCTGCTGTAG